The following are encoded in a window of Rubellicoccus peritrichatus genomic DNA:
- the atpC gene encoding ATP synthase F1 subunit epsilon, which translates to MLTLEIVTPEGKAYTKEVEDVVLPTAEGEIDILPGHQPLITVIEAGEVQAGTGSGREFLAVDKGFARVLGDAVSVLTEGAIDVAEIDLSQVEEAQKRAEEALERAKNEKMDPAEIEKLEAVARFAIAQQLVKKRR; encoded by the coding sequence ATGCTCACCCTCGAAATCGTAACTCCCGAAGGCAAAGCTTACACCAAAGAAGTGGAAGATGTTGTCCTCCCAACTGCCGAAGGTGAAATTGATATCCTGCCAGGCCACCAACCTTTGATTACCGTTATCGAAGCAGGTGAAGTCCAGGCAGGAACCGGCTCTGGGCGTGAGTTTCTTGCGGTAGACAAAGGATTCGCTCGTGTCCTCGGTGATGCAGTTTCAGTTTTGACCGAGGGCGCGATTGATGTCGCAGAAATTGACTTATCTCAAGTTGAGGAAGCTCAGAAGCGTGCCGAGGAAGCTTTAGAACGCGCAAAGAACGAAAAAATGGATCCGGCGGAAATCGAAAAACTGGAAGCCGTCGCGCGTTTCGCAATAGCTCAACAGCTGGTGAAGAAACGCCGCTAA
- the pyrF gene encoding orotidine-5'-phosphate decarboxylase, giving the protein MSNLSKKPIPANERLIFAMDVPTVDAAKELAERLGDSVTFYKLGLQLFMTGEYYELIEWMKARGKRVFADLKFFDVPETVKLAVAQLKDRDVDFVTIHGNQSIMEAAASAKGESLKVLAVTVLTSLDRGDMDDLGFDCDVKELVTSRARRAFEANCDGVISSGLEVPSLRENVDHGLLVVCPGIRPVENRPSDDQKRVVTVEDAFQNGADYIVVGRPIRDASDPKEAAEKIQKTISQLFQ; this is encoded by the coding sequence ATGTCCAATTTAAGTAAGAAACCGATCCCGGCGAACGAACGTCTCATTTTTGCAATGGATGTTCCCACTGTAGATGCAGCCAAAGAGTTGGCTGAGCGTCTCGGGGATTCCGTTACATTCTATAAGTTGGGACTTCAGCTTTTTATGACTGGAGAATATTATGAGCTTATCGAATGGATGAAAGCCCGAGGGAAGCGGGTCTTTGCGGACCTCAAATTTTTTGATGTGCCGGAAACAGTTAAATTGGCTGTAGCTCAACTCAAAGATCGTGATGTCGATTTTGTGACCATTCACGGCAACCAAAGTATCATGGAAGCGGCAGCCTCTGCGAAAGGTGAAAGCCTAAAAGTGCTCGCTGTTACTGTTTTGACCAGCCTCGATCGTGGCGACATGGATGATCTTGGTTTCGATTGTGATGTAAAGGAGCTGGTGACTTCACGTGCCCGACGCGCTTTTGAAGCTAACTGTGATGGTGTGATATCCTCAGGACTGGAAGTCCCTTCGCTTCGTGAAAATGTCGATCACGGTTTACTCGTTGTTTGTCCTGGAATTCGTCCAGTTGAGAATCGTCCTTCCGATGACCAGAAACGGGTCGTCACCGTCGAGGATGCCTTTCAGAATGGGGCGGACTATATTGTAGTTGGCCGTCCTATTCGGGATGCAAGTGATCCCAAGGAGGCTGCCGAGAAAATTCAGAAAACAATATCTCAGTTGTTTCAATGA
- the dnaN gene encoding DNA polymerase III subunit beta, translating to MKFKINRDHFATGLQQVLNVVGARATMPILSNVLIQAEDGQLSLTTTNLDLGIRCRIQAEVEKPGGITLPVRKLATIVKALPNSDVEVDASSGNQAKITSGGSLFRIMGIAEDEFPPLPSFADQHIFEMPQDELLNMLKSVSYAQSQDENRYILNGVYFVFGEDKLTLVATDGRRLGLISRDMEVTEENAGKLILPAKTVNELERLLGQGKDVKITFSDRQVAFEIQIDDEDGGLVETIYLVSKIVEGNYPNYKQVIPKETENRVKVERELLSECVQRAALVTSDKNNSIKLKLGNNLLEIMGSSPEYGESHESMAIAYEGGEVQVAFNPGFLLDPLRALSKDEVYFEFKDELSPGVFKTLDSFLCVIMPLRLN from the coding sequence ATGAAATTTAAGATCAACCGGGATCATTTCGCCACAGGCCTTCAACAGGTCCTCAACGTAGTCGGCGCACGGGCAACCATGCCGATTTTGAGCAATGTGCTCATCCAGGCTGAAGACGGTCAGTTATCACTGACTACAACCAATCTCGACCTCGGGATTCGCTGCCGAATTCAGGCAGAGGTTGAAAAACCAGGTGGGATCACACTGCCGGTTCGTAAGCTGGCCACCATCGTCAAGGCTCTGCCAAATAGCGATGTTGAAGTCGATGCATCCAGTGGCAATCAGGCCAAAATCACATCGGGCGGATCCCTCTTCCGGATCATGGGGATCGCTGAAGACGAATTCCCTCCCCTTCCCTCCTTTGCCGATCAGCATATCTTTGAAATGCCTCAGGACGAGCTCCTGAATATGTTGAAGAGCGTGTCCTATGCACAAAGCCAGGATGAGAACCGCTATATTTTGAACGGTGTTTATTTCGTTTTCGGCGAAGACAAATTGACGCTTGTTGCCACAGATGGTCGTCGCCTCGGGCTCATAAGCCGCGATATGGAGGTGACGGAAGAAAACGCAGGCAAACTCATCCTCCCAGCCAAGACCGTAAATGAGCTTGAGCGCCTGCTTGGGCAAGGAAAGGACGTCAAAATCACTTTCAGTGATCGTCAGGTTGCTTTTGAGATCCAGATTGACGACGAAGATGGCGGTCTGGTTGAGACTATTTATCTTGTCTCCAAGATTGTTGAAGGCAACTACCCGAACTATAAACAGGTAATTCCTAAGGAGACCGAGAATCGGGTCAAAGTTGAGCGTGAGCTCCTTTCTGAATGTGTTCAGCGTGCTGCTTTGGTAACGAGCGATAAAAACAACTCCATCAAGCTGAAGCTCGGCAATAATCTTCTCGAAATCATGGGATCTTCCCCTGAATACGGCGAATCTCATGAATCTATGGCAATTGCCTACGAAGGTGGTGAAGTTCAAGTGGCCTTTAATCCTGGCTTCCTGTTGGATCCGCTGCGTGCACTGTCCAAAGATGAAGTATATTTCGAATTCAAAGATGAATTGAGCCCTGGCGTATTCAAAACACTGGATTCCTTCCTTTGTGTGATTATGCCACTTCGTCTCAACTAA
- the msrB gene encoding peptide-methionine (R)-S-oxide reductase MsrB gives MSAKAIIIGGLLTFSACERKQPATTAVNNSTEPTSFSQAFDKEDFTMPSKEELREKLSPLQYKVTQNEGTEPPFNNEYWDNKEAGIYVDIVSGEPLFSSTTKYESGTGWPSFYEPLEPENIVEHEDNKLWMTRTEVRSKHADSHLGHVFTDGPAPTGLRYCMNSASMRFIPASKLREEGYEIYAKLFERERASEKSNDS, from the coding sequence ATGAGCGCTAAAGCTATCATCATTGGTGGATTGCTCACATTCTCTGCATGTGAGCGAAAACAACCTGCCACAACCGCAGTCAATAACTCCACAGAACCTACCTCATTTTCACAAGCTTTTGATAAAGAGGATTTTACAATGCCAAGCAAAGAGGAATTACGCGAAAAACTCAGCCCACTTCAATACAAAGTAACGCAAAACGAAGGAACTGAACCTCCGTTTAACAACGAGTATTGGGACAATAAAGAAGCTGGGATTTATGTAGATATCGTTTCGGGAGAACCTCTGTTTTCGTCCACGACCAAATATGAGTCAGGCACTGGCTGGCCGAGTTTCTATGAACCGCTAGAACCAGAAAACATCGTTGAGCACGAAGACAATAAGCTTTGGATGACACGCACCGAAGTGCGCTCAAAACACGCCGATTCTCATTTGGGGCATGTTTTTACTGATGGTCCGGCACCCACTGGATTACGCTATTGCATGAACTCAGCCTCAATGCGCTTTATCCCGGCTTCCAAACTGCGTGAGGAAGGCTACGAAATTTATGCCAAACTTTTCGAGCGCGAGAGGGCCTCAGAAAAGAGCAATGACTCCTGA
- a CDS encoding tetratricopeptide repeat protein: MKRFRMKLGIFGISFLIVAQLVANTSGNFEAANESYNSGEYEKAAELYETLIPQKQSSAVFYNLGNTYYQLQDYPKAILQFEKALALAPTNPEIRANLKLTQEAAQLQPTEPSWTEVVAVKMNVNVWAWIAVVTFWGGAALIILPPLWGWRGPIKSGLIVLCVLLFAVSTIGLVGYHQLAKLGIAISDEAALKISPTSTSPTKEYLKPGESASIQRKHGNFFFVRTAEDKEGWVDSDFFKPVWD, encoded by the coding sequence ATGAAAAGATTTCGCATGAAATTGGGGATTTTTGGTATATCTTTTCTTATTGTTGCGCAGTTAGTTGCGAATACTTCAGGTAACTTTGAAGCTGCAAATGAATCTTATAATAGTGGTGAGTATGAGAAGGCAGCGGAACTCTATGAAACGCTTATCCCTCAAAAACAATCCTCAGCTGTTTTCTACAACCTCGGCAATACTTACTACCAGCTTCAGGACTACCCAAAAGCGATTTTACAATTCGAAAAAGCACTGGCTCTAGCGCCGACTAATCCGGAGATCCGGGCAAATCTGAAACTGACCCAGGAAGCAGCTCAACTCCAGCCAACAGAGCCTTCCTGGACAGAGGTCGTTGCAGTGAAAATGAATGTCAATGTCTGGGCCTGGATCGCTGTAGTTACATTCTGGGGTGGCGCAGCTTTGATCATTTTACCTCCACTTTGGGGTTGGCGAGGTCCAATAAAAAGTGGCCTGATCGTTTTGTGTGTCTTACTTTTCGCTGTTTCAACTATCGGGCTTGTTGGCTACCACCAACTGGCGAAGCTTGGCATAGCAATTTCCGACGAAGCAGCATTAAAGATCTCACCGACCTCGACATCTCCAACCAAAGAATACCTCAAACCAGGTGAATCAGCCTCCATTCAACGCAAACATGGTAATTTCTTTTTTGTGAGGACTGCTGAAGACAAAGAAGGCTGGGTTGATTCTGACTTTTTTAAGCCTGTCTGGGACTAA
- a CDS encoding BatD family protein has product MIQRLTILHILSGKLTGNSSMLRTSFATGVFITLFTCLAHAQGEATATVTPQKIFIDETATYEVNIAGTRQMNSFQPPQVDGLDYVSQSQSSNMSIINGQMSANVKLSFGVRASETGKFTIPSYKIGSITVPAATLEVLPMSEERQQMLDEREQRQREAQREMIGMEIRLAEGPYYAGQAVRMQVVVYARSDLYAEPTNFPVKEGDAFTLSEFGERPDERNANRKGRRYREYIWHNVLTPVKAGSFPLKFTEQFVIGRSFFNRQQLELSSDDLTIDVLPLPQDGKPANFSGAIGNFSIQRPTLDTDQVQVGEPVTMSVIVKGQGNFDRMGPPTMSQNDGWRSYSPESSFRASDTFGTEGEMTYQYVLIPRDESVTETPRVNFSFFEPKAGEYVELSPPGLPIKVTPAPPGSRPTFEPKRNDEQSRRPGLLPIMNQPGSTAAISPVFLNPIFLIGQCVPLLAIIGLFIYRKKQLRLLNDPVYARHLRAKREVARRIGAASAAAGKNDPILYFEEAQRAIQESVGKHLEREPESLSLEEVESFLKEHGADETAIQTARASYEAGDALRFGGLSTSNVDLKQELTQLKAALELIEGGK; this is encoded by the coding sequence ATGATTCAGAGACTTACAATTTTGCATATTCTTTCTGGAAAGCTTACGGGCAACTCATCGATGCTACGCACAAGCTTTGCTACAGGTGTGTTTATCACTCTTTTCACCTGCCTTGCACATGCTCAAGGAGAAGCGACAGCAACTGTTACACCGCAAAAAATATTTATCGATGAGACTGCGACTTATGAGGTAAATATTGCTGGCACCAGACAGATGAATTCCTTTCAACCGCCACAGGTTGATGGGCTTGATTACGTCTCACAGTCGCAGAGTTCCAATATGTCGATCATCAATGGCCAGATGAGCGCAAACGTGAAACTCTCATTTGGTGTCCGTGCATCAGAGACAGGAAAATTTACCATTCCTTCGTATAAAATTGGGTCAATTACGGTACCCGCTGCAACGCTTGAAGTTTTGCCAATGAGCGAAGAGCGTCAGCAAATGCTGGATGAGCGTGAACAACGCCAGCGGGAAGCTCAGCGGGAAATGATAGGTATGGAAATACGCCTGGCTGAAGGACCTTATTACGCTGGCCAGGCTGTTCGTATGCAGGTCGTCGTCTATGCCCGTAGCGACCTTTATGCAGAACCGACAAATTTCCCGGTGAAAGAAGGAGACGCCTTTACCTTGTCGGAATTTGGTGAACGCCCCGATGAGCGGAACGCCAACCGTAAAGGTAGGCGTTACCGCGAATACATCTGGCATAACGTACTCACACCAGTCAAAGCCGGCAGCTTTCCACTAAAATTTACAGAACAGTTTGTCATTGGCCGCAGCTTCTTCAATCGACAGCAACTCGAACTTTCCTCGGACGATTTGACTATCGACGTTTTGCCTCTGCCGCAGGATGGCAAGCCAGCGAATTTTTCCGGCGCCATTGGAAATTTCTCCATTCAGCGTCCAACGCTTGACACAGACCAAGTGCAAGTTGGCGAACCAGTAACGATGAGTGTTATCGTAAAGGGTCAGGGTAACTTTGATCGTATGGGGCCACCAACCATGAGTCAAAATGACGGCTGGCGCAGCTACTCACCTGAGTCTTCGTTCAGAGCAAGCGATACATTTGGAACCGAAGGCGAGATGACATACCAATACGTGCTCATTCCACGCGATGAGTCTGTAACAGAAACGCCCCGGGTTAACTTTAGTTTCTTCGAACCCAAGGCAGGTGAGTATGTTGAGCTGTCGCCGCCTGGATTGCCAATCAAGGTAACACCGGCCCCCCCGGGGAGTCGGCCCACTTTTGAACCCAAACGAAATGATGAACAATCTCGCCGGCCTGGCTTATTGCCGATTATGAATCAACCTGGCTCTACTGCGGCAATCAGCCCAGTTTTTCTCAATCCAATTTTCCTGATTGGACAATGTGTTCCCTTGTTGGCAATTATTGGACTCTTCATTTACCGGAAAAAGCAACTTCGGCTCCTCAATGATCCAGTCTATGCACGCCATTTAAGGGCTAAACGGGAAGTGGCGAGGCGTATTGGAGCCGCAAGTGCAGCTGCTGGTAAAAATGATCCGATACTTTATTTTGAAGAAGCTCAGCGAGCTATCCAGGAATCCGTAGGCAAACATTTGGAGCGCGAGCCCGAATCACTTTCTCTCGAAGAAGTTGAATCATTCCTGAAAGAACATGGAGCCGACGAAACCGCGATCCAAACTGCCAGGGCATCTTATGAAGCAGGCGATGCTCTACGTTTCGGGGGGCTATCCACCAGCAATGTGGACTTGAAGCAGGAATTGACCCAGCTCAAGGCCGCTCTGGAGCTAATAGAAGGAGGTAAATAA
- a CDS encoding vWA domain-containing protein has translation MVEFGQILWLLAIPVALTVIGLLFYTNSRSRKELVRKFASDRLVRNLLESYSAARNKLKRGLIVFGIIALVIALARPIIGYDWKETKTKGIDILFALDASRSMLAQDIKPNRLDRAKFAILDFIEELEGDRVGLVAFAGEAFLQCPLTLDYNAFRQSLEAVDTEIIATGGTDIARAINESESAFQDDNNYKIIVMITDGEDLEESGIKRAEEAAENGVTIYSVGVGTPEGAIIPIRNRRGQLGNLRDSDGKAVLTKLDETTLSAIAEVTNGFYVPLGPTGYGLEQVYEAGLESIPEQELAAQLEQSGIERFQWPLGLAILLLAWEPLIGTRRRFLRRRMSNAMNLSVLFGAMGLALMTQDVEAQEVPATNTELEPVESEEPVTGATEEPVEEDESERLIRLEDARLNYNHGNTLYKDGDYVAAAIAYEKALETPDLELQADAFYNLGNSYYREGQAMVADSESTPADVAMELNQLLDQVFTLKTEGEQLINAEPKVRYEAGVKLDSVIEGVEGMDGKINVADWTKAIPLWQKAVDSYQSAAELFPMTDAEHNLEFVKNKVAPQQLALKEIDRFKEESKGMIESLKELSEKLKRPSEFVLAQEARADALIQQADFGQAFEILNKTSEEDPTSWVFKDKLDRLKQVFQKLSELRNQ, from the coding sequence ATGGTCGAGTTCGGACAAATACTCTGGCTTCTCGCCATCCCTGTAGCACTGACCGTAATTGGTCTTCTCTTCTACACCAATAGTCGTAGCCGCAAGGAACTCGTCAGGAAATTTGCCTCAGACCGTTTGGTTAGGAATCTTCTGGAGTCATACTCGGCAGCGCGCAACAAGCTGAAGCGAGGCCTTATCGTGTTTGGCATTATTGCTCTGGTTATCGCACTGGCTCGACCGATTATCGGTTACGACTGGAAAGAAACGAAGACCAAAGGTATTGATATTCTCTTTGCCTTGGACGCATCGCGCAGCATGCTGGCGCAGGACATCAAACCAAACCGCCTGGACCGCGCCAAGTTCGCCATACTCGATTTTATTGAAGAGCTGGAAGGTGACCGTGTCGGCCTCGTCGCCTTTGCCGGAGAAGCTTTTCTTCAGTGCCCACTGACTCTTGATTACAATGCTTTCAGACAAAGCCTCGAAGCGGTCGATACAGAAATCATCGCTACGGGTGGTACCGATATTGCCCGCGCAATCAATGAATCCGAAAGCGCGTTTCAGGATGACAATAATTACAAAATCATTGTCATGATTACTGATGGCGAGGACCTGGAAGAGTCTGGAATCAAACGGGCAGAAGAGGCAGCTGAAAACGGGGTCACTATTTATTCCGTCGGCGTTGGAACTCCGGAAGGTGCCATTATCCCGATTCGCAATCGCCGGGGGCAACTTGGCAATTTACGCGACAGCGACGGCAAAGCTGTTCTAACCAAACTTGACGAAACCACCCTGAGCGCGATCGCAGAAGTGACCAATGGCTTTTATGTTCCACTTGGTCCGACCGGCTATGGTCTTGAACAAGTTTACGAAGCCGGACTCGAAAGCATACCTGAACAAGAGCTGGCCGCACAGCTGGAGCAGAGTGGCATCGAGCGTTTTCAATGGCCACTGGGGCTCGCAATATTACTCCTCGCCTGGGAACCATTAATTGGAACACGCCGACGTTTTCTCCGCAGGCGTATGAGTAATGCAATGAACCTTTCCGTTCTGTTTGGGGCAATGGGGCTCGCATTAATGACGCAGGACGTGGAAGCACAGGAAGTCCCAGCGACAAACACTGAACTAGAACCTGTTGAAAGCGAAGAGCCCGTTACCGGTGCAACAGAGGAACCCGTTGAAGAGGACGAATCAGAGCGTCTGATTCGTCTGGAGGACGCGCGTCTTAATTACAATCACGGAAACACACTCTACAAAGATGGCGATTACGTCGCTGCGGCCATTGCTTACGAAAAGGCACTTGAGACACCTGATCTCGAACTACAAGCCGACGCCTTTTATAATCTCGGAAACAGTTACTATCGCGAAGGCCAGGCCATGGTTGCGGATTCGGAATCCACTCCAGCTGATGTCGCGATGGAGCTTAATCAACTATTGGACCAGGTATTCACACTCAAAACGGAAGGCGAACAACTGATTAACGCCGAACCCAAAGTGCGGTATGAAGCCGGTGTCAAATTGGATAGTGTGATTGAAGGAGTTGAAGGCATGGATGGAAAAATCAATGTAGCCGATTGGACCAAAGCCATACCGCTTTGGCAAAAAGCTGTTGATAGTTATCAAAGCGCCGCCGAGCTCTTTCCTATGACCGATGCCGAGCACAATCTCGAGTTTGTTAAAAACAAGGTAGCACCCCAACAGCTCGCATTGAAGGAAATCGACCGCTTTAAAGAAGAATCAAAAGGGATGATTGAATCCCTGAAGGAACTCAGCGAAAAGTTAAAGCGGCCATCTGAATTTGTCCTGGCACAGGAAGCCAGAGCAGATGCTCTCATTCAGCAAGCCGACTTCGGTCAGGCTTTTGAAATTTTAAATAAAACGAGCGAAGAAGATCCGACTTCATGGGTCTTCAAAGATAAACTCGATCGTTTAAAGCAAGTCTTTCAGAAACTCAGCGAGCTAAGAAACCAATGA
- a CDS encoding VWA domain-containing protein codes for MDFAFRNPELLWLLLALPVLAILKGRSGKSAALVFSSVAIARQVAGQARSSAGRFLFLLRLLALAALIIAMARPQIGEGHSEVEASGIDIVMAVDVSGSMRALDLMRPDEIATRLDIVKETIADFIEKRKNDRIGLVAFAKEPYLVSPLTLNHDWLLRNLERLHIGLIDESGTAIGAALGMSSNRLRDLPAKSRIVILLTDGEETIGQIPPVAAAEAAKAFDVKVYTIAAGKTGRVPMPRLDDQGNVITNRAGQVIVDGYMPSNIDEKTLKEIASITDGQFFRATDAKELEKIYEEIDKLEKTEVKLKHYANYTELFIWPALLGLCLIGVEQLLGNSIYRRVP; via the coding sequence ATGGATTTCGCCTTTCGCAACCCCGAACTTCTTTGGCTCCTTTTGGCGCTACCAGTTCTGGCTATACTCAAGGGACGTTCTGGCAAAAGCGCCGCTCTTGTATTCTCAAGTGTTGCGATCGCACGTCAAGTTGCAGGGCAAGCTCGAAGCTCAGCCGGGCGTTTTCTTTTCCTGCTTCGCTTACTTGCCTTGGCCGCACTGATCATTGCAATGGCCAGGCCACAAATAGGTGAAGGCCATTCGGAAGTCGAAGCCAGTGGTATTGATATTGTCATGGCAGTCGATGTTTCCGGTTCCATGCGTGCACTCGATTTAATGCGACCGGATGAGATTGCAACCCGACTGGATATCGTAAAAGAAACGATCGCCGACTTTATTGAGAAACGAAAAAATGACCGCATCGGCTTAGTCGCTTTTGCAAAGGAACCTTATCTTGTCAGTCCACTGACATTAAATCACGATTGGTTACTAAGGAATCTTGAGCGTCTTCACATTGGTTTAATCGATGAATCCGGAACAGCCATCGGCGCAGCCCTTGGAATGAGCAGCAATCGATTACGCGATCTACCTGCCAAAAGCCGTATTGTCATTCTCCTTACTGACGGTGAAGAAACCATTGGCCAGATCCCTCCAGTTGCTGCAGCTGAGGCCGCAAAGGCTTTCGATGTAAAAGTCTACACCATCGCAGCAGGTAAAACCGGCCGCGTCCCCATGCCGCGACTGGACGATCAGGGAAATGTCATAACCAACCGCGCCGGACAGGTAATCGTCGATGGCTACATGCCAAGCAACATTGATGAGAAAACCTTAAAGGAAATCGCATCGATTACAGACGGGCAATTCTTCCGTGCAACCGATGCAAAAGAGCTGGAAAAGATTTACGAAGAAATCGATAAGCTGGAAAAGACTGAAGTGAAGTTGAAGCACTATGCCAACTACACCGAACTTTTCATCTGGCCCGCCTTACTTGGGCTTTGCTTAATCGGGGTGGAACAGTTACTCGGTAACTCAATCTACAGGAGGGTTCCATAA
- a CDS encoding DUF58 domain-containing protein, whose amino-acid sequence MKQSDKTKEILKKVRQIEIRTNRLVTDSLTGAYHSVFKGQGMDFEEVREYAPGDDVRAIDWNVTAKMDRPFIKKFREERELTIMLLVDLSASGGFGSTHESKRELAAEIASVLAFSATKNNDKVGLLLFTDQVETFIPPKKGRQHILRVIREMLFFEPKNKGTNIVEALETLNRMLKRKAIVFLLTDFLQGPNGKLPDPEDRQGDTIFRTLGLTNKRHDLTCITLSDPREAELPNVGVLTLEDSETGQIVELNTSNARIRNAYAKENQRRLDMLNRGLRQNGVGVIPISTDKPYVNTLRLFFERRSRRR is encoded by the coding sequence ATGAAACAAAGTGATAAGACAAAAGAGATCCTGAAGAAAGTGCGGCAAATTGAAATCCGCACCAACCGACTCGTCACGGACTCACTGACCGGTGCTTATCACAGTGTATTTAAGGGTCAAGGCATGGACTTCGAGGAAGTCCGTGAATATGCACCGGGCGATGATGTTCGCGCTATTGACTGGAATGTGACCGCGAAGATGGACAGGCCGTTCATCAAGAAATTCCGTGAAGAACGTGAATTGACAATCATGCTGCTGGTCGATCTTTCGGCCTCCGGCGGATTTGGATCTACTCACGAATCGAAACGCGAGCTGGCAGCTGAGATCGCCAGCGTGCTGGCATTCTCAGCCACCAAGAACAATGACAAAGTCGGACTTTTACTTTTCACCGACCAAGTCGAAACATTCATCCCGCCCAAGAAAGGCCGCCAGCACATCCTTCGAGTCATCCGTGAAATGCTTTTCTTTGAGCCAAAGAATAAGGGCACGAATATCGTCGAAGCGCTTGAGACTTTGAATCGCATGCTAAAACGGAAGGCGATCGTCTTTCTATTAACCGACTTTCTACAAGGCCCGAATGGTAAGCTCCCCGATCCTGAAGACCGTCAGGGCGATACTATCTTCAGAACACTTGGGCTGACAAACAAGCGACATGACCTTACCTGCATCACACTTTCTGATCCTCGTGAAGCAGAACTGCCCAATGTCGGAGTTCTAACTTTAGAAGATTCCGAAACAGGCCAGATTGTTGAGCTCAATACCAGCAACGCCAGAATAAGGAATGCCTACGCCAAGGAAAACCAACGGCGTCTTGATATGCTCAACCGCGGCCTTCGCCAGAACGGCGTCGGTGTCATCCCAATCTCAACCGATAAACCTTACGTAAATACACTTCGGCTTTTCTTCGAAAGGAGGAGCAGAAGGCGATGA
- a CDS encoding MoxR family ATPase, translating into MSATITENNEKVKEAASWVPLLREEIGKVIVGQDYLVERLIVGLLANGHVLLEGVPGLAKTLSVRTLASTIQADFSRIQFTPDLLPADIVGTLIYNPKEAEFYTKQGPVFANLILADEINRAPAKVQSALLEAMQERQVTLGDETYQLPAPFLVLATENPIDQEGTYPLPEAQVDRFMLKLNVGYPNKKEERLILESMASTAPKTEVKGIITPQTILEARKVVDEIYVDDKIKDYIVDIVFATRKPSDYGLQLDNFIQFGGSPRATIALTLASKAWAFLQGRGYVTPQDVKTIGLDVLRHRVIASYEAEAEDMTSEDLVQKIFETVPVP; encoded by the coding sequence ATGTCTGCCACCATCACCGAAAATAACGAGAAAGTCAAAGAAGCAGCCTCATGGGTTCCCTTGCTTCGGGAAGAAATCGGAAAAGTCATCGTTGGACAGGATTATCTGGTCGAACGTTTGATTGTCGGCCTGCTGGCCAATGGGCACGTTCTTTTGGAAGGCGTCCCTGGTCTGGCTAAAACCCTGAGTGTTCGAACGCTGGCGTCGACCATCCAGGCCGACTTTTCGCGTATTCAATTCACACCGGATTTGCTGCCAGCCGACATTGTCGGAACGCTGATCTATAATCCCAAAGAGGCGGAGTTCTACACCAAGCAAGGTCCGGTCTTTGCCAACCTCATCCTTGCTGATGAAATCAACCGTGCTCCTGCCAAGGTTCAAAGTGCCTTGCTCGAAGCGATGCAGGAACGGCAAGTCACTCTCGGAGACGAGACTTATCAGTTGCCCGCACCTTTTCTTGTTCTGGCAACGGAAAATCCGATCGATCAGGAAGGAACGTATCCCCTGCCGGAAGCACAAGTCGACCGCTTCATGCTCAAGCTGAATGTTGGCTATCCGAACAAAAAGGAAGAGCGACTGATTCTGGAGTCCATGGCATCAACAGCTCCGAAGACTGAAGTTAAAGGTATCATTACACCGCAAACCATTCTGGAAGCACGTAAGGTCGTTGATGAAATTTACGTCGATGATAAGATTAAAGATTACATCGTCGACATCGTCTTCGCGACCCGTAAGCCAAGTGATTACGGCCTGCAACTGGATAACTTCATACAATTCGGCGGAAGCCCGCGTGCGACCATAGCCTTAACTCTCGCATCCAAAGCCTGGGCGTTTCTGCAGGGCCGTGGTTATGTCACACCACAGGACGTCAAAACCATCGGGCTAGATGTTCTCCGCCATCGTGTCATAGCGAGTTATGAGGCTGAGGCTGAAGATATGACGAGCGAAGACCTAGTACAAAAAATCTTCGAAACGGTTCCAGTTCCTTGA